A genomic window from Plodia interpunctella isolate USDA-ARS_2022_Savannah chromosome 29, ilPloInte3.2, whole genome shotgun sequence includes:
- the LOC128682025 gene encoding calmodulin-like protein 4 isoform X2 produces the protein MARYFKEQDIDEFRECFYLFARSGQITSLDELTVVMRSLGMSPTIQELTGYLKGKGGKMSFADFLEVMHIHSRAENLPSEVVNAFQAGDVEKKGVIPARQLRNLLQKWGEGLSAREVDNIFREANVSNNGTVRYEDFVKIACAPVPDYY, from the exons ATG GCGCGCTACTTCAAAGAGCAAGATATTGACG AATTCCGCGAATGCTTCTACCTGTTCGCTCGTTCTGGGCAGATCACATCTCTGGATGAGCTGACCGTCGTGATGCGGTCCCTCGGCATGAGCCCGACAATACAGGAACTCACAG GTTATTTAAAAGGAAAAGGTGGCAAAATGTCGTTTGCCGATTTTTTGGAAGTGATGCACATCCACTCGCGCGCCGAAAACCTGCCCAGTGAG GTGGTGAACGCGTTCCAAGCTGGGGACGTTGAGAAGAAGGGCGTGATCCCAGCGCGGCAGCTCCGGAACCTGCTGCAAAAGTGGGGAGAGGGGCTCTCGGCCAGGGAG GTTGACAACATATTCCGCGAAGCTAATGTGTCAAACAACGGCACAGTGCGGTATGAGGACTTCGTGAAGATTGCGTGTGCGCCGGTCCCCGACTATTACTAG
- the LOC128682025 gene encoding calmodulin-like protein 4 isoform X1 — protein sequence MFPVVFEAVTPQTWEFRECFYLFARSGQITSLDELTVVMRSLGMSPTIQELTGYLKGKGGKMSFADFLEVMHIHSRAENLPSEVVNAFQAGDVEKKGVIPARQLRNLLQKWGEGLSAREVDNIFREANVSNNGTVRYEDFVKIACAPVPDYY from the exons ATGTTCCCTGTTGTATtcgaggctgtgacgccgcaaaCTTGGG AATTCCGCGAATGCTTCTACCTGTTCGCTCGTTCTGGGCAGATCACATCTCTGGATGAGCTGACCGTCGTGATGCGGTCCCTCGGCATGAGCCCGACAATACAGGAACTCACAG GTTATTTAAAAGGAAAAGGTGGCAAAATGTCGTTTGCCGATTTTTTGGAAGTGATGCACATCCACTCGCGCGCCGAAAACCTGCCCAGTGAG GTGGTGAACGCGTTCCAAGCTGGGGACGTTGAGAAGAAGGGCGTGATCCCAGCGCGGCAGCTCCGGAACCTGCTGCAAAAGTGGGGAGAGGGGCTCTCGGCCAGGGAG GTTGACAACATATTCCGCGAAGCTAATGTGTCAAACAACGGCACAGTGCGGTATGAGGACTTCGTGAAGATTGCGTGTGCGCCGGTCCCCGACTATTACTAG
- the LOC128682024 gene encoding uncharacterized protein LOC128682024: MAVQNKVLYAFRGWIAFVAFMDLGTAGRSYIERRSFLSNNVDNEHFDDDYSTSRMLGMYSLLKALALIHCTLYIHYKPVVSMGYWSLTLTIIMYFTEAFYFHSTDLNFYVVFPCILNIITLLGLIYLPSKLKLFSSIPGVSGMDRDLEDENTQILRQMGNFRRRKAPNKNKHV, encoded by the exons ATGGCTGTGCAAAACAAAGTTCTATATGCTTTCCGAGGCTGGATAGCTTTTGTGGCTTTTATGGATTTAGGTACTGCCGGCCGGTCCTACATTGAAAGGCGGTCCTTCCTTAGTAATAATGTTGATAACGAACACTTTGACG ACGACTATTCGACATCCAGAATGCTGGGCATGTACTCGTTGCTGAAAGCGTTAGCTCTCATACACTGCACgctatacatacattacaaacC GGTGGTGTCGATGGGCTACTGGTCTCTGACTCTGACGATAATAATGTACTTCACTGAAGCCTTCTATTTCCACTCGACTGACcttaatttttatgtggttTTCCCGTGCATTCTCAATA taaTAACACTGCTCGGCTTGATATACCTACCCAGCAAGCTGAAGCTGTTCAGCAGCATACCAGGAGTCTCCGGCATGGACCGGGACCTAGAAGACGAGAACACACAGATCCTGAGACAGATGGGCAACTTCCGGAGGAGAAAGGCGCCTAATAAGAACAAACACGTGTGA